A genomic window from Synergistes jonesii includes:
- a CDS encoding YjiH family protein has translation MPEKRHSPFRFICFSAIGIFMFFVPISFMGKNSIPVDHVISLIRKIPHLGPFYVVAVTSWGVARAIKLKKYAASATEAFFFFTNLIGTIFCAMVFFNIGPDWFLEKDMAPYIFNAVAVSVTMLIPIGSIFLAFLVNYGLMECVGELMAPIMRPVFHTPGRAAIDAVASFVGSYSVGLIITNNVYRKGGYTAREAAIIGTGFSTVSATFMIIVAKTLGIIEQWNIYFWVTLVVCFAVTAITLRIPPLSRVPDTRYPGSHSEGEGVERTGNRFARAWSIGVKCGAEAPGFYDIAKDNFKYGIVMASGVGAAIMFFGVSALLISKYTNLFDYTAWIYYPFFKLFSLPDAMLAAKAASTSIADMFLPAILCRESEIITRFVTAVICISEVLFFSGMLPCLTGTDIPLRMRDIFVIWFERVVFSIALAAPIAYMLF, from the coding sequence ATGCCGGAAAAAAGACACAGTCCATTTAGATTTATATGTTTCAGCGCTATAGGGATATTTATGTTCTTCGTGCCGATAAGCTTCATGGGGAAAAACAGCATCCCCGTCGATCATGTGATCAGCCTTATAAGGAAGATTCCCCATCTCGGGCCGTTCTACGTCGTGGCAGTTACGTCTTGGGGAGTCGCACGCGCAATAAAACTCAAGAAGTACGCCGCCTCTGCTACGGAGGCCTTTTTCTTCTTCACAAACCTGATAGGTACGATATTCTGCGCAATGGTCTTCTTCAACATTGGTCCCGACTGGTTTCTGGAAAAGGATATGGCGCCGTACATCTTCAACGCCGTCGCAGTTTCGGTGACTATGCTTATCCCCATAGGCTCCATATTTCTCGCCTTCCTCGTCAACTACGGCCTCATGGAGTGCGTCGGTGAACTGATGGCCCCCATCATGCGCCCCGTATTTCACACGCCTGGACGAGCGGCCATCGACGCGGTCGCTTCCTTCGTCGGAAGCTATTCGGTGGGGTTGATCATCACAAACAACGTCTACAGAAAAGGCGGCTACACGGCGCGCGAGGCCGCTATAATCGGCACCGGTTTTTCCACAGTGTCGGCAACTTTTATGATAATCGTCGCAAAGACACTGGGAATCATCGAGCAGTGGAACATTTATTTCTGGGTGACGCTCGTCGTCTGCTTTGCGGTGACCGCGATCACGCTGCGCATTCCGCCGCTTTCGCGCGTCCCCGACACGCGCTATCCAGGCAGCCACAGCGAAGGGGAGGGCGTCGAACGGACGGGGAACAGATTTGCACGCGCTTGGAGTATAGGTGTGAAGTGCGGAGCCGAGGCGCCTGGCTTCTATGATATAGCGAAGGATAATTTCAAATACGGCATAGTGATGGCCTCCGGCGTAGGCGCGGCTATAATGTTCTTCGGGGTCTCCGCTCTGCTCATTTCAAAGTACACGAATCTTTTCGACTACACAGCCTGGATATACTACCCCTTCTTCAAACTTTTCAGCCTTCCCGACGCCATGCTGGCAGCAAAAGCCGCTTCGACCTCGATAGCGGACATGTTCCTGCCGGCGATACTCTGCCGGGAATCGGAGATAATCACTCGCTTCGTCACCGCCGTCATCTGCATATCCGAAGTGCTGTTCTTCTCCGGGATGCTTCCCTGCCTCACAGGGACCGACATTCCGCTCAGGATGCGCGACATATTCGTTATATGGTTCGAAAGGGTCGTCTTCTCTATAGCGCTAGCGGCGCCGATAGCCTACATGCTGTTCTAA
- a CDS encoding urocanate hydratase — protein MAGKAQILYEVKAQRGNTLRCKGWRQETILRMLENNMENAEHPEKLIIYGGNGKCARNWESYHAIVKSLKELEDDETLVVQSGMPVAVFKTHKYAPVVVMATTNFMRPSWETFYDLEAKNLTIFAQYTAAPWEYIGTQGVIEGTFETLAAVGIKHYGGNMENRILLTAGAGGMGGNQTWAMKMHGGVAIVVDADIETLERRVAKNYLDEIVGSLDEAIAGAKKCVAEKTPHSFGVVGNAADLFEEAFEKGFMPDVVTEMCPCHDPVSYIPSGYTPAQARELRNADVDKYLELARATMKRQLAVMLKYLDKGVPVFEYGTSIRKECRDAGFPEKEAMRLPAFVADYIRPLFCEGRGPFRWTCISGDPADLKRTDELAMELFGNDPIVGRWIPLASKHLPIEALPARICYMGFGQRKKFALAVNELIKKGEIKGPVAFSRDNLDSGSIVNPTFESERMPDGGDLISDWPMLNGLLNACGMCDLIAIQANYSMGEAVHTGVTQIADGTADADVRLEVAMTVDSGIGVVRHAQAGYESAKEVANGNGKLTKESIKVPLWWQPADKVTFGPDGSDKL, from the coding sequence ATGGCAGGAAAAGCTCAGATTCTCTATGAAGTGAAGGCACAGCGCGGAAACACGCTGAGGTGTAAGGGGTGGCGGCAGGAGACGATCCTCCGCATGCTCGAAAACAATATGGAGAACGCGGAACATCCGGAGAAGCTCATCATCTACGGAGGCAACGGAAAATGCGCGCGCAACTGGGAATCGTACCACGCGATCGTCAAGAGCCTTAAAGAGCTCGAAGACGACGAAACGCTCGTCGTGCAGTCTGGCATGCCGGTGGCGGTGTTCAAGACGCACAAATACGCGCCGGTCGTGGTGATGGCGACGACTAATTTCATGCGTCCTTCGTGGGAGACCTTCTACGACCTTGAAGCGAAGAACCTCACTATCTTCGCGCAGTACACGGCCGCCCCGTGGGAATATATCGGGACGCAGGGCGTCATCGAGGGTACCTTTGAGACGCTTGCCGCCGTCGGCATCAAACATTACGGCGGAAATATGGAGAACAGGATACTTCTCACCGCCGGCGCCGGCGGAATGGGCGGGAACCAGACGTGGGCCATGAAGATGCACGGCGGCGTGGCCATCGTGGTAGACGCCGACATCGAGACGCTTGAGCGCCGCGTGGCGAAAAATTACCTGGACGAAATAGTCGGCTCCCTCGACGAGGCGATCGCCGGGGCGAAGAAGTGTGTCGCCGAAAAGACGCCGCACTCCTTCGGGGTCGTCGGCAACGCGGCCGACCTCTTTGAAGAGGCCTTTGAAAAGGGATTTATGCCCGACGTGGTGACGGAGATGTGCCCCTGCCACGACCCCGTGTCGTACATCCCTTCCGGCTATACGCCCGCGCAGGCCAGAGAACTCCGCAACGCCGACGTCGATAAGTACCTGGAGCTGGCCCGCGCGACGATGAAGCGCCAGCTCGCGGTGATGCTCAAGTACTTGGATAAGGGCGTTCCCGTCTTCGAGTACGGCACGAGCATCCGCAAGGAGTGCCGCGACGCCGGCTTCCCGGAGAAAGAGGCTATGAGGCTCCCAGCTTTCGTGGCCGACTACATCCGTCCACTCTTCTGCGAGGGGCGCGGCCCCTTCCGCTGGACCTGCATCTCCGGCGACCCCGCGGATCTCAAGAGGACGGACGAACTTGCGATGGAGCTCTTCGGAAACGACCCGATCGTCGGACGCTGGATACCGCTCGCGAGCAAACATCTTCCCATCGAAGCGCTGCCGGCGCGCATTTGCTACATGGGCTTCGGTCAAAGAAAAAAATTCGCCCTCGCTGTAAACGAGCTCATCAAAAAGGGCGAGATAAAGGGCCCCGTGGCCTTCTCACGCGACAACCTCGACTCAGGCTCGATCGTCAATCCGACATTCGAATCCGAGAGGATGCCGGACGGCGGCGACCTTATCTCCGACTGGCCGATGCTCAACGGACTGCTCAACGCCTGCGGCATGTGCGACCTTATCGCCATACAGGCCAACTATTCGATGGGCGAAGCTGTCCACACCGGCGTGACGCAGATAGCGGACGGCACGGCCGACGCCGACGTGCGCCTCGAAGTGGCGATGACGGTGGACTCGGGGATCGGCGTCGTCCGCCATGCCCAGGCCGGCTATGAATCCGCCAAAGAGGTGGCAAACGGCAACGGCAAACTCACCAAAGAGAGCATCAAGGTCCCCCTCTGGTGGCAGCCCGCGGATAAAGTGACCTTCGGGCCTGACGGAAGCGATAAACTGTAG